Within the Vallitalea longa genome, the region AATATATATGCTTCTGAACAAAAGCCAGACGAAGCTATAAAATATATAAATGATATTAGACAGAATATGAATATTAGACCTGTAGAAAACAATAAACAATTAGAATCTTCAGCTTCTAACCACAGTAAGTATATGTGTATAAATGAAAGTTTTTCACTTATAGAAGAAAGCAGAAATAAGTTTTATAGAGGTAGATACAGTTTAGATAGAGCTTCTTATTACTCATATTTTAATCCATATATTACAGAATTCATCAGTAATGATTTTGATAGCTATAAAAACGGAGTTATTGATTTAATAAATAATCCGTATTCTAGAATATCATTTTTAGATCCATTATACCAACATATTGGTATGGGAAAATATGAGAAAATGTATACTTATGATTTGGGAGGTAAGTCAAGAGATACTAATAGAAAAATTATTATATATCCATATGACAAAATGCTTGATGTTCCTATTTCTTGGAAAAACAATTATATGATAAACCCTTATAGAAAAATAAATGGTGAATATAATGATGTGGGGTTGCCTATTACTCTAAGCTATTACTCGGATACACAAAAAATAAGACGAATATATAATAATAACATTGAAGTAGTAAATAAAGATAATGGTAGTAAGGTAAAAGTAAAAGTCATATTGCCTCAAGATGATAAATATCTTGATAAAAGTTTAATAATACTACCGCTTGAAAAACTAGAGTATGATGCTAATTATGAAGTTAACATTAATGTTAATTTTATATTTCAAAATAGTACATCTGTTAGTGAAAATCGTAAATACAAGATAAATTTCAGAACAGAGCAAAAAGATAAATTAATAGATAGAGCTGAATTTACAGAATACCTTGTGAAAGCGTTAGACATAAAATTATTAGAACCTAGAAAAGTATTTAAGGATGTGGATGTTAATTCATATTATGCTAAATATATATATACGGCTTATAAAAAAAATCTGGTGAGCGGCTTTGGTGATAATACTTTCCTTCCACTAAAAAACATTACTAAAGAACAAGTATATACGTTATTAATTCGTTCATATGAACAAGAAAAAGGCGAAATAAAATTAAATAACTACAAACCTTATAGTTATAATTATTATAATGTAAGTAGTTGGGCTGTCAGTTACATTAGAAAGGCAGAGAAAATAGGTCTTCTGGATACAGTGAAAAGTAATGAATTAAAAGAAGAGATAACTGAAGAAGAGTATAAAAGAATCATAAAGAAGTTCCAAGAAATATATAATGGAAAAAAGGATATTAACTAAGTTAATATCCTTTTTTCTTGACGAATATGTTTTAATTTATTAAGATAGAAAGAGGTATATTTACATAAATTTTTGTGAGGAGGAAACTAAATGAGGGAAATATCAGCTGATATTATTGCAAAAACTATAAAAGAAATGTGTATAGAAGCTAACTGTTATGTGAGCAAAGATATATTGGATATGATAGGAAAATATAAAGAGAAAGAAGAATCACCAATTGGAAAAGGCATATTAGAGCAAATACAACAAAATGCAGAAATAGCTAAAAATAAAATGATGCCAATGTGTCAAGATACTGGTATGGCAGTTGTTTTTTGTGAAATAGGGCAAGAAGTGCATATCACAGACATGTCATTAACAGACGCAATAAATCAAGGGGTCAGAGAAGGATATAAAGACGGTTACCTTAGGAAATCTGTTGTAAAAGATCCATTTCACAGAGAGAATACCAAAGACAATACTCCTGCAATAATCCATTATGACATAGTTCCAGGAAATGATATAAAAATTACTGTAGCTCCAAAAGGATTTGGAAGCGAAAACATGAGCAAAATTGCAATGCTAAAACCAGCAGACGGTATAGAAGGTGCCAAAAAAGCCATTCTAGAAATAGTAGAACAAGCTGGAGGAAATGCATGTCCACCTATGATTATTGGAGTTGGTATAGGAGGTACATTTGAAAAAGCAGCATATTTAGCCAAGAAAGCTTTACTTAGACCAGTAGGTAATAATTCAGCAATAGACTATATAAAAGAAATGGAAAATGAATTATTAGATAACATTAATAAATTAGGAATAGGACCAGGAGGATTAGGTGGAAGAACCACAGCATTAGCTGTAAATATCGAAACATATCCTACACATATTGCAGGATTACCAGTTGCTGTTAATATTAGTTGCCATGCTACTAGACATAGCACACGAGTTATATAAATTAAATATATTGTGGGAGGAAAAAGTATGACTATAGAAATCAGTACTCCTCTAACAGAGGAAAAAGTAAAAGAGTTAAAAGCCGGAGATAAAGTATTATTATCAGGTGTATTATATACATCTAGAGATGCAGCACATAAAAGAATGGTAGGAGAATTAAATAAAGGTGGTAAATTACCTTTTGATGTAGAAAATAATGTTATATACTATGTAGGACCAGCACCAGCTAAAGAAGGAGAAGTAATCGGCTCTGCAGGACCAACAACAAGTTATAGAATGGATCCTTATGCACCATACTTATTAGATAAAGGGCTAAAGGGTATGATAGGAAAAGGAGATAGAAGTAGAGAAGTAATTGAAAGCATGATTAAGAATAAAGCAGTATATTTTGCAGCAGTTGGAGGAGCTGCCGCTCTGTTGGCAGATAAAATTAAAAAAGTTGATATAATAGCATATGATGATCTAGGAACAGAAGCTGTAAGAAAAATGGAGGTAGAAAAATTACCTTTGGTGGTTGTAATTGATTGTAAAGGTAATAATCTATATGAAACAGAAAAAAATAGATATAAAAAAATATAAAAAATTTTTTATGTATGACCTATTAAAATATAATAAATAAGAGTTAGGGGATGTAATTTATGCATCAAGAAATAACTAAAAGAGAAAAAATATCACCAATAAAAATGCTTTTTTTTATACTAATAGGTACAGTAGTATTAATACTGTTTAATTTTGTAGGTAATTTGCTACGCATAAATGCAAGTTTAACCGATGGTTTAACACTTATTATAGCAACAGTACTGGCTTATATTATTATTAAGAAATATATAACTTCTTATAAATATATGCTAATCGAGGACGAATTCATTATACAAGAGATTACTGGATCAAAAGAAAAGACAATAATATATATAAACACTAATCAAATTAAAAAAATTAAATCAATTAATAGTAATGATTATGATAAAGATAAAAAACAGAAGTTCTTTAAAAGAAAAAAATTAAATAAACACTTGAAAAACATAGATATATATTATTGCATATATGAGGAAAACGATAAATTAAATTTATTAGAAATTCAACCTTCTAGTGAACTTATAAAATTATTGAATGATATAAAATAAAGGCAAATAAGCCAAATGGTTTATAAAATTTGAAAATAATAACTTAATATTTAACAATATTAATAATATATCAAATAAACTTAACTAATTGGTATATTATTTTTTTATATATACAGAAAAAAATTAAATATTTAGGTAAAAACTATGACAAAATAACTATTTTATGATAATATAAGGATAAGATTATTACAAAAAAATGGGTTATTCTTATGAATTAAAATATAATATAAAATTTAATTATTCAATTTATAAGAGTATATCACTAAATTATTATGGATTAATTTAGTTGAAACGATATTTTTATGTAATAATTTAATATTTTATGTAGATATGGGAGGATTGTTATAAGATGAAAAAAGTATTATCAATTGTTGTTATGATGACTATGGTATTTACTCTAGTATTAACTGGATGCGGTGAGAAAAAAACTGATACTGTGGATTCAGGCACACAAGTAAATGATGATAATGGATCTAATGCAGACTCACAAGAAGACATAAATGATACTGAAGATACAGACTCTGAAGATGAACAGGAAGATGTAGCAGATAAGGCTTTGAAAGTAAGTATGGTAACTGATACGGGAGGAATAAATGACCAATCATTCAATCAACTCGCTTGGGCTGGATTAGAAAAAGCACAAAAGGACTTAGGAATTACTGCTGAGTTCTTAGAATCAACTCAAGAGGCTGATTACGCTCCAAATCTAGAAACTCTATATGATCAAGATAATGATCTAATTTGGGGTATTGGTTATCTAATGGCTGATGCTGTATTAGATGCGGCTAAGACTAATCCAGATAGAAAATATGCTATTATCGATAA harbors:
- a CDS encoding S-layer homology domain-containing protein — its product is MNKNIKKIVCLILFISTICNINIYASEQKPDEAIKYINDIRQNMNIRPVENNKQLESSASNHSKYMCINESFSLIEESRNKFYRGRYSLDRASYYSYFNPYITEFISNDFDSYKNGVIDLINNPYSRISFLDPLYQHIGMGKYEKMYTYDLGGKSRDTNRKIIIYPYDKMLDVPISWKNNYMINPYRKINGEYNDVGLPITLSYYSDTQKIRRIYNNNIEVVNKDNGSKVKVKVILPQDDKYLDKSLIILPLEKLEYDANYEVNINVNFIFQNSTSVSENRKYKINFRTEQKDKLIDRAEFTEYLVKALDIKLLEPRKVFKDVDVNSYYAKYIYTAYKKNLVSGFGDNTFLPLKNITKEQVYTLLIRSYEQEKGEIKLNNYKPYSYNYYNVSSWAVSYIRKAEKIGLLDTVKSNELKEEITEEEYKRIIKKFQEIYNGKKDIN
- a CDS encoding fumarate hydratase; the encoded protein is MREISADIIAKTIKEMCIEANCYVSKDILDMIGKYKEKEESPIGKGILEQIQQNAEIAKNKMMPMCQDTGMAVVFCEIGQEVHITDMSLTDAINQGVREGYKDGYLRKSVVKDPFHRENTKDNTPAIIHYDIVPGNDIKITVAPKGFGSENMSKIAMLKPADGIEGAKKAILEIVEQAGGNACPPMIIGVGIGGTFEKAAYLAKKALLRPVGNNSAIDYIKEMENELLDNINKLGIGPGGLGGRTTALAVNIETYPTHIAGLPVAVNISCHATRHSTRVI
- a CDS encoding Fe-S-containing hydro-lyase, with the protein product MTIEISTPLTEEKVKELKAGDKVLLSGVLYTSRDAAHKRMVGELNKGGKLPFDVENNVIYYVGPAPAKEGEVIGSAGPTTSYRMDPYAPYLLDKGLKGMIGKGDRSREVIESMIKNKAVYFAAVGGAAALLADKIKKVDIIAYDDLGTEAVRKMEVEKLPLVVVIDCKGNNLYETEKNRYKKI